In candidate division WOR-3 bacterium, the following proteins share a genomic window:
- a CDS encoding rubredoxin translates to MVKWQCTVCGYIYDPEFGDPDNGVQAGTSFEDLPDEWVCPECGAEKDQFEPYTEEEE, encoded by the coding sequence ATAGTCAAATGGCAATGCACGGTATGTGGATACATCTATGATCCTGAATTTGGTGATCCTGACAACGGCGTTCAAGCCGGTACATCATTTGAGGATCTGCCGGATGAGTGGGTGTGTCCTGAATGCGGTGCCGAGAAGGACCAGTTTGAGCCCTATACCGAGGAAGAAGAGTAG
- a CDS encoding OmpH family outer membrane protein, whose translation MKKLLFPILFLLSITVAREVKIGLVNAERVMNEYQATAAATAEFNQYVFTFRDSASILKRKIDELKSELATQELLLSEEARLRKIDEIEALTESYNQFLQNIFGTRGKVEQKNDEVMAPLLEKINNAITKIAEQEGFEIILELSEGVYYALSELDITDMVINELNLEYGPTTLPTGEMKKVIVIFPFREENPEAINAGLSQVCQDELYRTIRIFSGRYTIVDKTTINMEIVKRGLGVNIIDDNQAYELGTSMLCDYIITGRVSKVSAKIEYTVMIKNVKEKTEISRRTSSVTELVKLYEALNNDLRALLDKIQQ comes from the coding sequence ATGAAGAAATTGCTTTTCCCGATACTTTTCTTGCTGAGTATCACGGTCGCAAGGGAGGTCAAGATTGGTCTCGTTAATGCTGAACGCGTTATGAATGAGTACCAGGCGACAGCAGCAGCAACGGCTGAGTTCAATCAATATGTTTTTACGTTCCGGGATTCGGCCTCGATATTGAAAAGAAAGATCGATGAGCTGAAATCTGAATTAGCGACGCAGGAGCTCCTCCTGTCCGAAGAGGCGAGACTGAGAAAAATTGATGAAATCGAAGCATTGACAGAATCTTACAATCAGTTCCTTCAGAACATATTCGGTACACGTGGAAAGGTCGAACAAAAGAATGATGAGGTGATGGCTCCACTACTTGAAAAGATCAACAACGCGATCACAAAAATCGCCGAGCAGGAGGGATTTGAAATCATCCTCGAGCTCTCTGAGGGTGTCTATTATGCACTGAGTGAACTAGACATCACCGATATGGTCATCAACGAGTTAAACCTTGAATACGGACCGACAACGCTGCCAACCGGTGAGATGAAGAAGGTCATCGTCATTTTTCCGTTCCGTGAAGAGAATCCTGAGGCGATAAATGCGGGGCTCAGTCAAGTATGCCAGGATGAATTGTACCGTACGATCAGGATTTTCAGCGGCCGGTATACAATTGTCGATAAAACCACGATCAACATGGAGATAGTGAAACGAGGATTGGGAGTGAACATTATAGACGATAATCAGGCTTATGAGCTCGGAACATCGATGCTGTGTGACTATATTATTACGGGAAGGGTGTCAAAGGTAAGTGCCAAGATCGAATATACGGTCATGATAAAGAACGTAAAAGAAAAGACGGAGATATCCCGGAGAACAAGCAGCGTGACCGAATTGGTGAAACTCTACGAGGCGCTCAACAATGATCTGAGGGCGCTGCTCGATAAGATTCAACAGTGA